One Burkholderiaceae bacterium DAT-1 DNA segment encodes these proteins:
- a CDS encoding RNA methyltransferase codes for MEVIRSRQNLQIKSCAKLIESRRERLKTGRAVLDGIHLIEAALDAGMQIERVLVAESASIKPEIAILMTRCDGVSIIDDALFRELSDLDSMTGVLAILAVPKMRTCVRQGWVLALDTVQDPGNVGSLMRTAVAAGVDQIWLGEGCADIWSPKVLRAGMGAHFSVDMVERVDLPTQLKAFGGDIAITGLDGSRSLYESNLTADLVLVLGNEGQGVSMAVRECADVVLKIPMAPGIESLNVGAAGAICMYERVRQHAHTIG; via the coding sequence ATGGAAGTTATCCGTTCCAGACAAAATTTGCAGATTAAAAGTTGTGCAAAACTCATCGAAAGCAGGCGTGAGCGCCTAAAAACCGGCCGCGCAGTACTGGATGGCATTCATCTCATTGAGGCCGCGCTCGACGCTGGCATGCAGATAGAACGCGTCCTGGTGGCAGAGTCAGCCTCAATCAAGCCGGAAATCGCCATCCTGATGACCCGATGCGATGGCGTAAGTATCATTGACGACGCCTTGTTTCGTGAATTAAGCGATTTAGACAGTATGACCGGTGTGCTGGCCATTCTGGCTGTACCCAAGATGCGTACTTGCGTGCGTCAAGGATGGGTACTCGCCCTCGATACAGTGCAGGATCCTGGCAATGTAGGTTCGCTCATGAGGACTGCGGTTGCTGCCGGTGTCGATCAAATCTGGCTGGGGGAGGGATGCGCGGACATTTGGTCGCCCAAGGTGCTTCGCGCCGGTATGGGCGCACACTTCTCGGTTGATATGGTGGAGCGCGTAGATTTACCTACGCAACTGAAGGCATTTGGCGGGGATATTGCAATAACTGGCCTGGATGGAAGCCGTAGCCTCTATGAATCCAATCTCACGGCAGACTTGGTGCTGGTGCTCGGGAATGAGGGGCAGGGTGTATCCATGGCGGTTCGCGAGTGTGCTGATGTTGTGTTGAAAATTCCCATGGCGCCGGGCATCGAGTCGCTGAATGTTGGCGCTGCGGGGGCAATCTGCATGTATGAACGTGTACGCCAGCATGCGCACACGATCGGCTAG